Proteins co-encoded in one Marinomonas sp. IMCC 4694 genomic window:
- a CDS encoding flagellin, protein MSLYVNTNVSSLSAQRSLSSSARDLDTSFERLSTGYRINSAADDAAGLQISDRLTSQINGLNQSVRNANDGISLAQTAEGALEETTNMLQRMRTLSIQAANGSNTEKDRVALQQEMTQLSTEINRIAETTTFGGANLLDGTFNGVFQVGADSNQTISFTLASGGISNSVDYAGNGGFTVSGLSANSAITAQISVATASVSNVANAQSMIDVLDTMISAVDSKRAELGAVQNRFSSTISNLSNVSENVSAARARVRDADFAQETAALTSAQILQQASSTILAQANQRPQTALSLLGN, encoded by the coding sequence ATGTCTTTATATGTCAATACTAATGTTTCCTCGTTGAGCGCTCAGCGTTCTTTGTCGAGTTCGGCACGAGATTTAGATACGTCTTTTGAGCGTCTATCCACAGGTTACCGTATCAACAGTGCGGCGGATGATGCGGCGGGTCTTCAGATTTCTGATCGATTAACATCGCAAATTAATGGTTTGAACCAGTCTGTACGAAATGCAAATGATGGTATTTCTTTGGCTCAGACAGCAGAAGGCGCACTTGAAGAAACCACCAATATGCTTCAACGCATGAGAACGCTTTCTATTCAAGCGGCAAATGGTTCAAACACAGAAAAAGATCGTGTGGCCTTGCAGCAAGAGATGACTCAGTTGTCCACTGAAATCAACAGAATCGCAGAAACAACCACTTTTGGTGGCGCTAACCTGTTAGATGGCACATTTAATGGTGTGTTTCAAGTCGGCGCTGACTCTAATCAAACGATCAGCTTTACTTTGGCGTCTGGTGGGATAAGTAATTCAGTGGATTATGCCGGTAATGGCGGCTTTACTGTCTCCGGTTTGTCTGCAAACTCCGCGATAACAGCGCAAATTAGTGTGGCGACTGCGTCAGTTTCGAACGTGGCCAATGCGCAAAGCATGATTGATGTGTTGGATACCATGATTTCTGCGGTGGATTCTAAGCGTGCCGAATTGGGTGCCGTGCAAAACCGATTTAGCTCGACAATATCTAACTTGAGTAACGTGTCTGAAAACGTTTCTGCTGCTCGTGCTCGTGTTCGTGATGCTGACTTTGCACAAGAAACGGCGGCACTGACCAGTGCGCAAATATTACAGCAAGCAAGTAGCACTATTTTGGCTCAGGCGAATCAGCGCCCACAAACGGCTTTGTCTCTATTAGGAAACTAA
- a CDS encoding HD-GYP domain-containing protein, producing the protein MSAFEIESCFGAEINVGYFDIYEILDLLGVKEDVVSNNRVQNLIKKHGENERIVAVAIRQVLLDLLAPALESVFLPFDPYFSDDKLQNTKKERLYDAQERFLILCLSIANGRSVKSLKKLNPELNTKELRQKNKQGQNLFRYFREMLNEHTREFIQSYKARMEAVSNEVSESTAQKKEPNDQTNSVTGINAAGTNVAGAEAMESASADAKVNGAKKNSSTKLTPTTFANESTIALKLFQDGKTLLSDQVERFKRGESLDMLELMKFCHRLIESHTRNNFSLMAIRNIKDASTYLGSHSIGMAVLGIHFAKALKLSNAYVEGIALGALLFDLGRFRLPVAMIMKSTKMTDSEFDLFRKHIQFGEQILSRCEGVPKIVHHMLVDHHEKIDGTGYPIGKQGQEISVYGKMAAIIDAYDAMTSEQSHKKSIVPIQACRQMKKESGTAFDAQLLSVFLKSIGPVPVGSCVLLSNGRIGFVLTLDTQLMPALIRQVYSMTNKAFIASTDVELGKSSNLAIQKEIDPQAFGLLFSDHVS; encoded by the coding sequence ATGTCGGCGTTTGAAATAGAATCCTGTTTTGGGGCTGAGATTAATGTCGGGTATTTTGATATTTATGAAATACTCGATCTATTGGGCGTTAAAGAGGACGTGGTTAGTAATAATCGTGTGCAAAATTTAATCAAAAAACATGGGGAAAATGAACGTATTGTTGCGGTGGCTATTCGCCAAGTATTGTTAGACTTGCTCGCGCCAGCCCTAGAGAGTGTTTTTCTCCCTTTTGATCCTTATTTCTCCGACGATAAGCTCCAAAATACCAAAAAAGAGCGGCTGTATGATGCGCAAGAGCGCTTTCTTATTTTATGCCTTTCTATTGCAAATGGTCGTTCTGTCAAGAGTCTCAAAAAGCTCAACCCCGAACTTAATACCAAAGAGTTGAGGCAAAAAAATAAGCAAGGGCAGAACCTCTTTCGCTATTTCAGAGAAATGCTGAACGAGCATACACGAGAATTCATTCAAAGTTACAAAGCGCGTATGGAAGCGGTAAGCAATGAGGTCTCAGAGAGCACTGCGCAAAAAAAAGAGCCAAATGATCAAACTAATAGTGTCACCGGCATTAACGCTGCAGGTACTAACGTTGCTGGCGCTGAGGCGATGGAAAGCGCCTCAGCCGACGCCAAAGTAAACGGCGCAAAAAAAAACTCCAGTACAAAATTAACTCCCACCACGTTTGCCAATGAATCGACAATTGCCCTAAAGTTATTTCAAGATGGTAAAACACTGCTGTCAGACCAAGTTGAACGGTTTAAGCGGGGTGAATCACTTGATATGCTTGAGCTGATGAAATTTTGTCACCGACTCATTGAGTCTCATACGCGAAATAATTTTTCCTTAATGGCGATTAGAAATATCAAGGATGCCTCCACCTATTTGGGGTCGCATTCCATTGGTATGGCGGTGTTAGGAATTCATTTTGCTAAGGCGTTAAAATTATCCAATGCGTACGTAGAAGGCATAGCGTTAGGAGCGTTATTGTTTGATTTAGGGCGTTTTCGTTTGCCTGTTGCAATGATAATGAAATCCACCAAAATGACAGACAGTGAATTTGATCTATTTAGAAAACACATTCAATTTGGTGAGCAAATATTAAGCCGCTGTGAAGGTGTCCCCAAAATAGTTCATCACATGCTGGTGGACCACCACGAAAAAATAGATGGCACAGGGTATCCTATCGGTAAGCAAGGCCAAGAAATATCCGTGTATGGAAAAATGGCCGCGATTATCGATGCGTATGATGCGATGACGTCAGAACAAAGTCATAAAAAATCTATCGTTCCTATTCAGGCCTGTAGGCAAATGAAAAAAGAGTCAGGCACGGCGTTCGATGCTCAGTTATTGTCGGTGTTTTTAAAAAGTATAGGCCCTGTTCCTGTGGGCTCTTGTGTCCTTCTGTCAAATGGTCGCATTGGGTTTGTCTTAACACTCGACACCCAGCTTATGCCGGCTTTGATTCGGCAAGTTTACAGTATGACAAACAAAGCATTTATTGCCTCAACTGACGTTGAATTAGGTAAGTCTTCAAATTTAGCGATTCAAAAAGAAATCGATCCTCAAGCGTTTGGCTTGTTGTTCAGTGATCATGTTTCTTAG
- the flgL gene encoding flagellar hook-associated protein FlgL, protein MRVTNNLIYGQSSRAIGQANEKMMKVQEKIAAQTDIVKPSDNPVGASQLLMYEGSNNRLKLFDESIKMATSSLEYQEVALDSLNDSLDDARTLFIQAQNHINTQDDIDAIIQEVTLITESMAELMNSKSADGNYIFAGTDTQGPPFLLDGQGRYQWAGNESVRYAQISEDMKIPITDSGKKLFQDIWTNRTFSSQVIAGDVSLKASVKNQGDFDQFMDRHYDPQDPLRNVYVITTLPTGAENGTLPSVDLSLIGSESEVDAKRRESFDGTPGVFSVTNSAGDVVSSGSYTTGKPINFNGMSLLLRGAPGASVGVSLDKPKRDNVLNEINDSLVTLGNKNATEEERSAAFFSATESINNAQTKVGEGRSSVGARLNTLRDREDFSSANQLSNTIAQDRVGGLDLAAAATELSMNESALNASQQVFTRISNLSLFNKM, encoded by the coding sequence ATGCGAGTGACGAACAATTTAATTTATGGTCAGTCAAGCAGGGCGATCGGCCAAGCCAATGAAAAAATGATGAAGGTGCAAGAGAAAATTGCAGCTCAAACTGACATTGTAAAGCCTAGCGATAACCCCGTGGGGGCGAGCCAGTTATTAATGTACGAGGGCAGCAATAATCGCTTAAAACTGTTTGACGAATCGATAAAAATGGCAACCAGCAGCTTGGAATACCAAGAGGTTGCACTGGACAGCCTAAATGACTCATTGGATGACGCTCGCACCTTATTTATTCAAGCGCAAAACCATATAAACACGCAAGATGATATCGATGCAATTATTCAAGAAGTGACACTGATCACAGAGTCCATGGCGGAACTGATGAATTCTAAAAGTGCAGATGGTAACTACATCTTTGCCGGCACAGACACTCAGGGTCCTCCTTTTTTATTGGACGGTCAGGGGCGATATCAATGGGCCGGAAATGAAAGTGTGAGATACGCTCAAATCTCAGAAGACATGAAAATACCCATCACAGATTCAGGCAAAAAATTGTTTCAAGACATTTGGACCAACCGAACTTTTAGCTCCCAAGTGATTGCAGGGGATGTGTCATTAAAAGCGAGTGTCAAAAACCAGGGTGATTTTGATCAGTTTATGGACCGTCACTATGATCCACAGGACCCGTTACGTAATGTGTATGTCATCACCACTCTGCCTACAGGTGCTGAAAACGGTACGCTTCCTTCGGTTGATTTATCGCTGATTGGTTCGGAAAGTGAGGTCGATGCCAAAAGAAGAGAATCCTTTGATGGCACGCCAGGTGTTTTTAGTGTCACCAACAGTGCCGGTGACGTGGTGTCTTCAGGGTCCTATACAACGGGTAAGCCGATTAATTTTAATGGCATGTCGCTGTTATTGAGAGGGGCGCCTGGTGCCAGTGTCGGCGTTTCTTTAGACAAGCCAAAACGAGACAACGTGTTAAACGAGATTAATGACAGCCTGGTCACGTTAGGAAATAAAAATGCCACTGAGGAAGAGCGCTCTGCGGCGTTTTTTAGTGCCACTGAGAGTATCAATAATGCTCAGACTAAGGTCGGCGAGGGTCGGTCATCTGTCGGTGCCAGGCTCAACACACTAAGAGATAGGGAAGATTTCAGTTCGGCGAATCAATTATCCAATACAATTGCGCAAGATCGAGTGGGCGGTTTGGATCTTGCGGCAGCGGCGACAGAGCTGTCTATGAATGAATCGGCGTTGAATGCCTCTCAGCAGGTATTTACCCGAATCAGTAATCTCTCTCTTTTTAATAAAATGTAA
- a CDS encoding 6-hydroxymethylpterin diphosphokinase MptE-like protein, with protein MQNEEIQLSLEQAEAFFDMFKKGTARLKENDKALTQRYLDNMTIFAEVMPHIFESFQDYQPQKRHVYVEENGDLNLYREDVGVPLFSTEPTLQAAHKVSLAFKAPNKTFLNLERTDKHPSRHVYYSNKILDQVNLQAEGLALQETWPEFSGSLILFGVEFGYQLELILAERDIKHLYLYECDLDFFYYSLFAIEWQPILEKFNRDGRTIHFFLGVNHEEFTEKYLRQLEENGYFMAPETMLHVSYTSPENNLAIESFKKQYARQVMGWGFFDDALIGIAQGLKSLSHTKLAYFPGHNALPKWAVNTPVFILGNGPSLDQGIELVKEVREQVLLICCGSTINTLKKLGVTPDIHVDIERLKQTVDKFQFLDQDYLDKIWGLSVNVMHPGLFDCFKRSGMAMKPGEAITSLMLNQIRVSGDNAEYVQLNYCNPVVANLALAYVHLFGFNNVYYLGVDNGFKDKGSHHSVHSGYYKEGKETGFQTFQEAALVQREGNFGGTVFATGIMDTSRVQLESLTRQLNQRRNFQSFNLSDGAKIEGVTPLKMDDVLMMDPKVDHSRLIDLLEATFFTDAPASLLDRSADSLISVDDFRKISQILQQGWDEKITTREQVCDLLWSHHRQIYFLKGSIHRHIFDLLIGSFTYSAFLIVQFIFKYQDEAETVKRARHLFMPWCEFLDEMPSMLQQASEYVDQGNDHLITHYNG; from the coding sequence ATGCAAAATGAAGAAATACAGTTGTCACTTGAGCAGGCAGAAGCTTTTTTTGATATGTTCAAAAAAGGCACGGCACGTCTTAAAGAAAACGACAAAGCACTGACTCAGCGTTATCTAGATAACATGACCATTTTTGCAGAGGTCATGCCTCATATTTTTGAGTCTTTTCAGGATTATCAGCCCCAAAAACGTCATGTTTACGTAGAGGAGAATGGTGATTTAAACTTATATCGCGAAGATGTTGGTGTCCCTCTTTTCTCAACAGAACCCACATTGCAAGCCGCTCACAAAGTATCCTTGGCCTTTAAGGCGCCCAATAAAACTTTTTTGAACCTCGAACGCACAGACAAACACCCTAGTCGACATGTCTATTACAGCAATAAAATACTGGATCAAGTGAACCTGCAGGCAGAGGGATTGGCGTTGCAGGAAACATGGCCTGAGTTTTCTGGCTCGCTCATATTGTTTGGTGTTGAATTTGGCTACCAGCTCGAACTGATTCTGGCAGAGCGCGATATAAAGCATCTTTATCTTTATGAGTGCGATTTGGATTTTTTTTATTACTCGTTATTTGCCATAGAATGGCAGCCTATTCTTGAAAAGTTTAATAGAGATGGGCGCACTATCCATTTTTTTCTTGGCGTTAATCACGAAGAATTCACCGAAAAATACCTGCGTCAGCTAGAAGAGAATGGTTACTTCATGGCGCCAGAAACCATGTTGCACGTGTCTTACACCAGTCCAGAAAATAACTTAGCCATTGAATCTTTTAAAAAACAATACGCCCGTCAAGTCATGGGATGGGGATTCTTTGATGATGCTCTTATCGGCATTGCTCAAGGGTTAAAATCCCTCAGCCATACCAAATTAGCCTACTTTCCTGGCCACAATGCTTTGCCAAAATGGGCCGTAAATACCCCTGTTTTTATTTTAGGTAATGGCCCGTCTCTGGATCAAGGCATTGAATTAGTAAAAGAAGTGCGCGAACAGGTTCTGCTTATTTGTTGTGGCTCGACCATTAATACCCTTAAAAAGTTGGGCGTTACCCCCGACATTCATGTGGATATTGAACGACTGAAACAGACCGTCGATAAATTTCAATTTTTAGACCAAGACTACCTCGATAAAATATGGGGCTTGTCAGTGAATGTGATGCACCCAGGGTTATTTGACTGCTTTAAGCGCTCTGGAATGGCAATGAAACCGGGCGAAGCCATCACCTCACTGATGCTGAATCAGATTCGAGTTTCTGGTGACAATGCAGAATACGTACAGCTAAACTATTGTAATCCCGTCGTGGCCAATTTAGCGCTGGCCTATGTGCATTTATTTGGTTTTAACAACGTCTATTATTTAGGCGTTGATAATGGTTTCAAAGATAAAGGAAGCCATCATTCTGTTCACAGTGGTTACTATAAGGAAGGCAAAGAGACGGGTTTTCAAACCTTCCAAGAAGCGGCGCTCGTTCAGCGCGAAGGTAATTTTGGTGGTACAGTGTTTGCTACGGGGATCATGGACACATCGCGAGTTCAGCTTGAATCATTGACTCGACAGTTGAATCAACGCCGTAACTTTCAAAGCTTTAATCTTTCTGATGGGGCGAAAATTGAAGGCGTGACACCCCTTAAAATGGACGATGTGTTGATGATGGACCCAAAGGTGGATCACTCAAGATTGATTGATCTTCTTGAAGCCACTTTTTTTACCGACGCTCCTGCATCATTATTGGATCGATCTGCCGATTCGCTTATTTCAGTAGACGACTTCCGTAAAATCAGTCAAATATTGCAGCAAGGTTGGGATGAAAAAATCACCACAAGAGAGCAAGTGTGTGATTTGTTATGGTCCCATCATCGTCAAATTTATTTTTTGAAGGGCAGTATTCATCGTCATATTTTCGATCTTTTAATTGGCTCTTTTACGTATTCTGCGTTTTTGATCGTGCAGTTTATTTTCAAATACCAAGACGAAGCCGAAACGGTCAAGCGTGCGCGACACTTATTTATGCCATGGTGTGAATTTCTAGACGAAATGCCCAGCATGCTTCAGCAAGCATCGGAATACGTCGATCAAGGTAACGATCACCTCATCACTCATTATAACGGGTAA
- a CDS encoding flagellar protein FlaG gives MSINGSDFSKQSLGYVSKPEQRAGEDFVALRQSHARTVQNTADAGRADKDNRNTHFLNMPAKVEPSDIEAANNKMSQLNVHLTFEMTEDRAQNIVKVLDQSTGDVVRQIPTEEFLKMSERIDAIMSQLSDIRGTLVNSEV, from the coding sequence ATGTCTATTAATGGTTCGGATTTTTCTAAGCAAAGCCTAGGTTATGTGTCGAAACCTGAGCAGCGCGCGGGCGAAGACTTTGTGGCATTGCGTCAAAGCCATGCGAGAACGGTGCAAAATACAGCCGATGCCGGTCGTGCTGACAAAGACAATAGAAATACGCATTTTTTGAATATGCCCGCAAAGGTGGAACCGTCCGATATTGAAGCGGCGAACAATAAAATGTCTCAGTTAAATGTGCATTTAACATTTGAGATGACAGAAGACCGAGCGCAAAATATCGTCAAAGTGTTGGATCAATCAACGGGGGATGTGGTTCGTCAAATTCCCACTGAAGAGTTTCTGAAAATGTCAGAGCGAATTGATGCTATTATGAGTCAACTCAGTGATATTCGAGGAACCTTGGTCAACAGCGAGGTTTGA
- a CDS encoding flagellin, whose amino-acid sequence MALYVNTNTSSLSAQRQLMGSSKSLDTSFERLSSGLRINSASDDAAGLLISNRLTSQVNGLNQSVRNANDAISLTQTAEGALDETSNMLQRMRTLSIQSANGSNSDKDRAAIQQEVSQLSTEINRIASDTTFGGENLLNGNFTGVFQVGADSNQTISFNLTNGGMNNTIDYAGNAGFTMSGLSSSSTTAQVSATSASVSSVANAQSMIDVLDTMIAAVDSKRSELGAVQNRFGSTISNLSNITENVSSARSRIRDADFAEETAKLTSSQILQQASSSILAQANQRPQTALSLLG is encoded by the coding sequence ATGGCTCTTTATGTAAATACAAATACTTCATCGTTGAGTGCACAGCGTCAGTTGATGGGTTCATCCAAGTCGTTGGATACGTCATTTGAGCGTTTATCTTCTGGTTTGCGTATTAATAGCGCTTCTGATGATGCGGCGGGTCTGCTTATTTCAAACCGTTTAACGTCTCAAGTTAATGGTTTAAACCAATCCGTTCGAAACGCGAACGATGCCATTTCTTTAACACAAACGGCAGAAGGTGCTTTAGACGAAACATCGAACATGCTGCAACGTATGCGTACTTTGTCTATTCAGTCTGCAAACGGTTCTAACTCAGACAAAGATCGTGCGGCGATTCAACAAGAAGTGAGTCAGCTATCGACTGAAATTAACCGTATCGCATCCGATACCACCTTCGGTGGTGAGAATCTATTAAACGGTAATTTCACGGGTGTTTTCCAGGTTGGTGCGGATTCTAATCAAACCATCAGTTTTAATTTGACCAATGGTGGAATGAATAACACGATCGACTACGCAGGAAATGCCGGTTTTACCATGTCTGGTCTGTCAAGCAGCTCTACTACAGCTCAAGTTAGTGCAACTAGTGCTTCTGTGTCCTCGGTTGCCAACGCGCAAAGTATGATTGACGTGTTAGATACTATGATCGCGGCGGTTGACTCTAAGCGTTCTGAGTTGGGTGCGGTACAAAACCGTTTTGGCTCTACTATTAGTAACCTAAGCAACATCACTGAAAACGTATCGTCAGCGCGCTCACGTATTCGAGATGCAGATTTTGCTGAAGAAACGGCTAAGTTGACCAGCTCGCAAATTCTTCAACAAGCCAGCTCATCTATATTGGCTCAAGCAAACCAGCGTCCTCAAACAGCTTTGTCTTTGTTAGGCTAA
- the fliD gene encoding flagellar filament capping protein FliD, whose amino-acid sequence MSVGSLGAGSGIDLESLVKQMVSAQKDAKVSLYQGKIDGYEAELSALGQVGSAIDVFKTSVKALNDDDLFTGRDANIAQKEGEEVVSITTDNTASNGTFAIDVNQLAKGSRVMSAPGLFSSPEDVVTEKEATLIFKAGDNEFSLDVKAGTTLAELRSQINTSEDNFGVSANLVDDGNGHLFFTATSSIQGAGNTLKIINTSYVPDDVPVVAKEEPVVEEPPKDITEEIDALDLKGDDVDFANDGEIPVDEKPPTPPVEKKAEPDSADAQDAASAQTSANRLNSLSTEGAFAGMYTPLGEQAKDAIITVDGIQIRNQTNTFDDAVAGLSIEALALTDKSTKVDISFDQKTVQETIEGFIASYNDLVGLLQKSSGKDAVLSGNSMVRNLQSSLSTEIMTSHGATRTFTSIFDLGVKMDNNGFLDFNSNKFEAAMKKGYSEIAPLISGEKGLAQSLDDLLSSYTGSTGMTNSLKESVRRSIDSTEGTLEAYEERMVKYEDSLRSKFASLDSRLANMNAQGGYLNSVLSKM is encoded by the coding sequence ATGTCGGTTGGCTCATTAGGTGCAGGGTCTGGTATAGATTTAGAGTCCCTTGTAAAACAAATGGTGAGCGCTCAAAAAGACGCAAAAGTGTCACTCTACCAAGGCAAAATTGACGGCTATGAAGCCGAGTTGTCGGCGTTAGGTCAAGTAGGGTCCGCAATTGATGTTTTTAAAACGTCAGTCAAAGCGTTAAATGATGATGACTTGTTTACAGGTAGAGATGCAAATATTGCTCAAAAGGAAGGGGAAGAGGTTGTTTCAATAACCACCGATAATACCGCTTCTAATGGAACGTTTGCGATTGATGTAAACCAGTTAGCAAAAGGCAGTCGTGTCATGTCAGCCCCTGGCCTTTTTTCTTCGCCTGAAGATGTCGTTACGGAAAAAGAGGCGACGTTAATTTTTAAAGCAGGCGACAATGAATTTTCTCTCGATGTAAAAGCCGGCACAACACTTGCCGAATTACGCTCTCAAATTAATACATCAGAAGACAATTTTGGCGTGTCTGCCAACTTGGTGGACGACGGCAATGGCCATTTATTTTTCACCGCTACATCTTCAATTCAGGGGGCGGGTAATACCCTCAAGATAATCAATACCTCTTATGTCCCTGATGATGTACCGGTTGTTGCTAAAGAAGAACCCGTCGTTGAAGAGCCTCCCAAGGACATAACAGAAGAAATTGACGCATTAGATTTAAAAGGCGACGACGTTGATTTTGCTAACGACGGTGAGATTCCTGTCGATGAAAAGCCACCTACGCCACCCGTTGAAAAAAAAGCAGAGCCTGATAGTGCTGATGCTCAAGACGCCGCCTCTGCACAAACTTCGGCCAACCGTTTAAACAGCTTGTCGACTGAAGGGGCTTTCGCTGGCATGTACACCCCGTTAGGTGAGCAAGCAAAAGATGCGATTATTACCGTCGACGGCATTCAAATTCGCAATCAAACCAACACGTTTGATGACGCGGTGGCTGGCTTGTCTATAGAGGCCCTTGCGTTAACCGATAAAAGCACCAAAGTTGACATTAGCTTTGATCAGAAAACAGTCCAAGAAACCATCGAAGGTTTTATCGCCTCTTATAATGACCTAGTTGGCTTGCTGCAGAAAAGTTCAGGTAAAGACGCGGTGCTCAGTGGCAACAGCATGGTGCGTAACCTTCAGTCCTCACTCTCAACAGAAATAATGACGAGCCATGGAGCGACTCGAACCTTCACCTCTATTTTTGACCTCGGGGTTAAAATGGATAATAACGGTTTTCTGGACTTTAATAGCAACAAATTTGAAGCCGCTATGAAAAAAGGCTACAGCGAAATCGCGCCGTTAATATCGGGTGAAAAAGGCCTAGCGCAATCGTTGGATGATCTGTTATCGAGTTACACCGGGTCCACTGGGATGACAAATTCATTAAAGGAATCCGTTCGTCGGTCGATAGATAGTACAGAGGGGACATTAGAGGCGTACGAAGAACGAATGGTTAAATATGAGGATTCATTGCGATCTAAGTTTGCGAGCTTAGATTCTCGTTTAGCTAATATGAATGCTCAAGGTGGTTATTTAAATTCCGTATTATCTAAAATGTAA
- the fliS gene encoding flagellar export chaperone FliS, whose protein sequence is MYKSKGIQAYRKDSIKSDLASADPHRVIQLLMQGALEKLALGKGCIERSDLAGKADALTRAVEIINALRDALDRDVNPELVDNLESLYDYMVVRITEASVQKDTSIIEQVMGLILQIKGAWDQISSADKQMAYSGQGEARVGAI, encoded by the coding sequence ATGTACAAGAGTAAAGGGATCCAAGCTTACAGAAAGGACTCTATAAAGTCCGATTTAGCTTCAGCAGACCCTCACCGTGTCATTCAGCTGTTAATGCAAGGCGCACTTGAAAAACTTGCGTTAGGTAAAGGCTGTATTGAACGTTCCGATTTGGCAGGGAAAGCCGATGCATTGACGCGCGCGGTGGAAATTATTAATGCTCTGCGCGACGCTCTAGATCGAGATGTTAACCCAGAATTAGTGGATAACCTTGAGTCTCTTTACGATTACATGGTGGTTCGTATTACCGAAGCCAGTGTTCAAAAAGACACGTCTATAATAGAGCAAGTTATGGGCCTTATTTTGCAGATTAAAGGTGCATGGGACCAGATTTCTTCAGCGGATAAGCAAATGGCGTATTCCGGTCAGGGTGAAGCGCGTGTCGGAGCAATTTAA
- the pseI gene encoding pseudaminic acid synthase translates to MFEQTPFIIAELSGNHDQDFELAKAMIHAAANAGVDAIKLQTYTPDTMTLDIRHGEFMVSERDSLWRGENLYDLYAKASTPWEWHQPLFELAESLGLVAFSSPFDLSAVALLESLNVPLYKIASFELTDIPLIQAVARTGKPIIMSTGMASCAEIEEAVATIRAIGNNPLTLLKCTSTYPAKIGDSNLATMADLAHRTGCDVGLSDHTQGIAASVAATALGATVIEKHFVLDRRAGGVDAAFSIEPAEMKILVETCRAAKASLGSVMYGGSDAEQVAKKYRRSIYVATDLPAGTVLTDAHLKIIRPSLGLAPKYWPEVLGKTLSTDVQKGQPLAWDMMA, encoded by the coding sequence ATGTTTGAGCAAACGCCATTTATTATTGCTGAATTATCGGGCAATCACGACCAAGACTTTGAACTGGCGAAAGCCATGATACACGCCGCAGCCAACGCCGGTGTCGATGCCATCAAATTGCAAACCTACACACCAGACACCATGACGCTCGATATCCGTCATGGAGAGTTTATGGTGTCAGAACGTGACAGCTTGTGGCGTGGCGAGAACCTCTACGATTTATACGCCAAAGCCTCAACCCCATGGGAATGGCATCAGCCGTTATTTGAATTGGCTGAGTCGTTAGGGCTGGTGGCCTTTAGTTCACCATTCGATTTAAGTGCCGTGGCGCTTTTAGAATCACTCAATGTGCCCCTGTACAAAATCGCCTCTTTTGAACTAACCGACATTCCGTTGATTCAAGCCGTGGCTCGTACCGGTAAGCCCATTATTATGTCTACAGGTATGGCAAGCTGTGCAGAAATTGAAGAGGCCGTTGCGACCATTCGTGCTATCGGCAATAACCCACTGACGCTACTCAAATGCACCAGTACTTATCCGGCCAAAATAGGCGATTCAAACTTAGCTACCATGGCTGATTTGGCCCATCGCACCGGCTGTGATGTAGGTTTATCTGACCATACTCAAGGCATAGCAGCCTCGGTGGCGGCCACAGCATTGGGCGCCACCGTGATTGAAAAGCACTTTGTGTTGGATCGTCGTGCCGGTGGCGTCGATGCGGCCTTTTCCATAGAACCTGCTGAAATGAAGATCTTGGTTGAGACTTGTCGTGCCGCTAAGGCTTCACTTGGCTCCGTGATGTATGGCGGTTCAGACGCTGAACAAGTGGCGAAAAAATACCGGCGTTCGATTTACGTAGCGACAGATCTACCGGCGGGCACCGTGTTAACCGACGCGCATTTAAAAATTATTCGACCGTCTTTGGGTTTAGCGCCTAAGTATTGGCCTGAGGTGCTCGGCAAAACTTTATCCACCGATGTGCAAAAAGGCCAGCCTTTGGCGTGGGATATGATGGCGTGA